A single Acidaminococcus sp. DNA region contains:
- a CDS encoding efflux RND transporter periplasmic adaptor subunit: protein MNFFKKHKYLLIFVAVLIVASVGGGIWYKNKQTKDAIAQIRTDEVARGDVRHTVSATGSLSALDNVEINSKITGRITRVYVKENQHVTAGQVLVQLDDTSRRKTMEMKHATLVDKEATYKRDTALLNEGAISQSTYDTAKADYLYAKADYEQAVSDLNDTVITSPIDGYVIGKPTAEGQTVSAGISSPQVIMNVATLDNMQIELMVDESDIGQIKDGQTVEFTVDAYPNETFMGIISLISRNATTTNNVNYYTCYVDVDNVDGKLLPTMTARANVIIGEVKDALTISSKCLYSDGSRSYVKVLDPKTGDTREVDVKVLMTGEDRDAVTGDLNEGDPLVIKTVTVKTTNRGGPPM, encoded by the coding sequence GTGAATTTCTTTAAGAAACACAAATATCTTTTGATTTTTGTGGCAGTACTCATAGTTGCTTCCGTTGGCGGCGGCATCTGGTACAAGAATAAACAGACGAAAGATGCTATCGCCCAGATCCGTACGGACGAGGTAGCACGGGGTGACGTGCGGCATACGGTTTCCGCAACAGGCTCCCTCAGCGCTCTTGATAACGTTGAAATCAACTCCAAGATTACGGGACGTATTACCCGCGTCTATGTGAAGGAAAACCAGCATGTTACAGCAGGACAGGTCCTCGTTCAGCTGGATGATACGTCCAGACGGAAGACTATGGAAATGAAACATGCAACCCTGGTTGATAAGGAAGCTACGTACAAGCGTGACACGGCACTTCTTAACGAGGGCGCTATTTCCCAGAGCACGTATGATACGGCTAAAGCGGATTATCTTTATGCAAAAGCTGATTATGAGCAGGCTGTGTCCGACCTCAACGATACGGTCATTACGTCCCCGATTGACGGTTATGTCATCGGTAAACCGACTGCCGAAGGGCAGACTGTATCGGCCGGTATTTCTTCGCCGCAGGTTATCATGAACGTGGCGACTTTGGACAACATGCAGATCGAGCTCATGGTGGATGAATCCGATATCGGGCAAATCAAGGACGGCCAGACTGTTGAATTCACAGTCGATGCCTATCCTAACGAAACCTTTATGGGTATCATCTCCCTTATCAGCCGGAATGCAACGACGACCAACAACGTCAACTACTACACCTGTTACGTAGATGTAGACAATGTCGATGGCAAGCTCCTGCCGACCATGACGGCCCGTGCCAATGTCATCATCGGCGAAGTAAAGGACGCTCTCACTATCTCAAGTAAGTGCCTCTACTCGGACGGCTCTCGTTCCTATGTCAAAGTGCTTGATCCTAAAACGGGTGATACCCGTGAAGTGGATGTCAAAGTCCTGATGACGGGAGAAGACCGGGATGCTGTAACCGGCGACCTGAATGAAGGGGATCCCCTTGTAATCAAGACGGTTACCGTGAAGACAACGAACCGGGGAGGTCCTCCGATGTAA
- a CDS encoding ABC transporter ATP-binding protein — protein MNVIELQDIVKAYAMGDTTVYALNHISVSFEQGKFTSIVGPSGSGKSTLMNVLGCLDRPTSGHYILEGKDIAQYSDDELAHTRNARIGFVFQSFNLLSRLTAVENVALPLVYAGVGLKERTERAEKALQEVGLGARMYHKPNEMSGGQRQRVAIARALINNPAIIMADEPTGNLDTKSTLEIIDIFEKLNHLGKTVIMVTHEPELADMTQRILTIRDGKLIKDERRE, from the coding sequence ATGAACGTCATTGAATTACAGGATATAGTAAAAGCTTACGCCATGGGTGATACGACAGTGTATGCCCTGAACCATATCTCTGTTTCCTTTGAACAAGGAAAATTCACTTCCATCGTGGGGCCTTCCGGAAGTGGGAAGTCGACCCTGATGAACGTGCTGGGCTGTCTGGACAGGCCGACCTCCGGGCATTACATCCTGGAGGGCAAGGATATTGCACAGTATTCTGATGACGAACTGGCCCATACCCGTAACGCACGGATCGGGTTCGTTTTTCAGAGTTTCAACCTGTTGTCCCGCCTTACGGCAGTGGAAAATGTGGCCCTTCCCCTTGTTTATGCGGGGGTAGGTCTCAAAGAGCGCACGGAACGGGCTGAGAAGGCCCTGCAGGAAGTAGGACTTGGGGCTCGTATGTACCACAAGCCCAATGAGATGAGCGGTGGTCAGCGTCAGCGTGTAGCTATCGCCCGGGCCCTTATCAATAATCCTGCTATCATCATGGCTGATGAACCGACAGGTAACCTTGATACAAAATCTACGCTGGAAATCATCGATATCTTTGAGAAACTGAACCATTTGGGAAAAACGGTTATCATGGTCACCCATGAACCGGAGCTGGCGGATATGACGCAGCGAATCCTGACCATACGGGATGGCAAGCTCATCAAGGACGAACGGAGGGAGTGA
- a CDS encoding ABC transporter permease: MLRECIKMAFEGMVSNKLRTFLTMLGIIIGVGAVIAMVSLGLGMQQKVKENITSMGSNLLIVMSGGRTANGQRITSGSGAHLTYEDAKAIEKNVDGIKYVAPGVQSSYQLVAGNQNWNTQVQGMPPNIIEIRNYTINSGRMFTEKEMTSRDRVCVIGKTVADNLFPEGNPVGKTLRINKAPFKVVGLLNTKGQSSMGQDQDDIVFVPLTTAMQRLMGLTYIRNITIQCQNENTIDQVQSDVVTLLRQRHKIKNGEDDDFSVRNLAEIIKTAQETTGSITLLLAIVAAISLLVGGIGIMNIMLVSVTERTREIGIRKALGATYHDILLQFLVESMVIGVTGGTTGMILGTIISVITAKMIGWPVVVSVLATIISVVFSVGIGLFFGLYPAKKAALLDPIEALRYE; encoded by the coding sequence ATGCTTCGCGAATGCATAAAAATGGCTTTCGAGGGGATGGTCTCCAATAAACTCCGGACTTTCCTTACGATGCTGGGTATCATCATCGGCGTTGGCGCTGTCATCGCCATGGTCTCTCTGGGCCTCGGGATGCAGCAAAAAGTCAAGGAGAACATCACCAGCATGGGCAGTAACCTCCTCATCGTCATGAGTGGCGGCCGTACTGCCAACGGGCAGCGTATCACCAGCGGCAGCGGTGCTCATTTAACCTATGAAGACGCCAAAGCCATCGAAAAGAACGTCGATGGTATCAAATACGTGGCTCCTGGAGTTCAGAGCAGTTATCAGCTGGTTGCCGGCAACCAGAACTGGAATACACAAGTTCAGGGTATGCCGCCCAATATCATCGAAATCCGGAATTATACCATTAATTCCGGACGGATGTTTACGGAAAAGGAAATGACGAGCCGTGACCGTGTCTGCGTCATCGGGAAAACCGTGGCAGACAACTTGTTCCCGGAAGGGAATCCTGTGGGGAAGACCTTACGAATCAATAAGGCTCCTTTCAAGGTCGTGGGGCTCCTTAATACCAAAGGACAGTCTTCTATGGGGCAGGACCAGGATGATATCGTATTTGTCCCGCTCACAACGGCCATGCAGCGCCTCATGGGCCTCACCTATATCCGAAACATTACGATTCAGTGCCAAAACGAAAATACGATCGACCAGGTTCAATCTGATGTGGTGACGCTTCTGCGTCAGCGTCATAAGATTAAGAATGGCGAAGACGATGACTTCTCTGTCAGAAACCTGGCTGAAATCATCAAGACAGCTCAGGAAACGACGGGTTCCATCACCTTGCTGCTTGCTATTGTAGCAGCTATCAGTCTGCTCGTCGGCGGCATCGGCATCATGAATATCATGCTGGTATCCGTGACCGAACGAACCCGTGAAATAGGGATTCGTAAGGCACTCGGGGCCACCTACCATGATATCCTGCTGCAGTTCCTGGTGGAGTCCATGGTAATCGGCGTGACCGGCGGAACGACAGGAATGATTCTCGGAACTATTATCTCCGTCATTACTGCCAAGATGATTGGCTGGCCGGTTGTCGTTTCCGTGCTCGCTACCATTATTTCGGTTGTGTTCTCCGTGGGTATCGGCCTCTTCTTCGGTCTTTATCCGGCAAAGAAAGCGGCTCTGCTTGACCCGATTGAGGCACTGAGATATGAATAA
- a CDS encoding LamB/YcsF family protein — protein sequence MKVDLNSDLGESFGAYTIGMDKEIIPLVTSANIACGFHAGDPRVMQKTIALAHENGVGLGAHPGYPDLVGFGRRKLAASPEDVYAMVVYQVGALAAFAKAAGARLQHVKPHGALYNMAAKDAALAEAIAQAIYDVDKDLILFAQPGTQSIKAAKKLGLTTASEVFADRSYQDDGTLTPRSQPGAMITDEEASIKQVLSMVLDHKVTCLSGKVIPIEANSICVHGDGPKALLFVQKIRKALTEHGVEIAPAGSFLR from the coding sequence ATGAAGGTCGATCTGAATTCTGATTTGGGAGAAAGCTTTGGTGCCTATACAATTGGTATGGACAAAGAAATTATCCCCCTCGTAACAAGTGCTAATATTGCGTGTGGTTTCCATGCCGGAGATCCACGGGTTATGCAGAAGACTATTGCTCTTGCTCATGAAAATGGCGTAGGCCTTGGAGCTCACCCAGGCTATCCGGATCTCGTCGGGTTTGGACGCAGAAAACTTGCCGCGTCTCCGGAAGATGTATACGCTATGGTCGTTTACCAGGTGGGAGCCCTCGCAGCTTTTGCTAAAGCAGCAGGTGCCCGTCTGCAGCATGTAAAGCCTCATGGAGCTTTGTACAATATGGCCGCTAAGGATGCCGCTCTTGCTGAGGCTATTGCTCAGGCCATCTACGATGTCGACAAGGATCTCATCCTTTTTGCACAGCCTGGCACCCAAAGCATCAAGGCAGCAAAAAAATTGGGCCTTACGACTGCCTCGGAAGTCTTTGCCGACCGCAGTTACCAGGATGATGGGACACTGACGCCGCGGTCGCAGCCCGGTGCGATGATTACTGATGAAGAAGCTTCCATCAAACAAGTTCTTTCCATGGTTCTGGACCATAAAGTGACTTGTCTTTCGGGTAAGGTTATCCCTATAGAAGCAAATTCCATTTGCGTTCATGGTGATGGCCCGAAAGCGCTTCTGTTTGTACAGAAAATTCGGAAAGCATTGACAGAACACGGTGTAGAGATTGCCCCTGCAGGGTCGTTCCTTCGTTAA
- a CDS encoding divalent metal cation transporter — MKESNLSVLLGAAFLMATSAIGPGFLTQTTVFTNQLKASFGFVILVTIIIHVITQMNVWRIIAVAKKPGQDIANAVLPGLGYFVSALVVAGGLAFNIGNIGGAGLGMNVLFGISPVTGAIISTVIAVFIFLNKEAGRLMDRFAQIVGGIMVLLTIYVAFTSHPPIGLAISKTIMPDTIDVMSIVTLVGGSVGGYITFAGGHRLLDAGICGEENLDQVNRSSFMGIGITSLMRVLLFLATLGVIAQGLTLDPKNPPASVFQLAVGDVGYKIFGIVMWSAAITSVVGCAYTSVSFIRTFSPVLEKYHRYLIIAFIIFSSLIFSFIGRPVTVLVVVGALNGLILPIVLGALLLAARKTSIVGSYHHSTFLYYAGWGVFLVMLCMAGQTIVKMLPKLLG; from the coding sequence ATGAAAGAATCCAACCTCAGTGTCCTTTTGGGCGCTGCATTTCTCATGGCGACCAGTGCTATCGGCCCTGGTTTCCTTACACAGACCACAGTCTTCACTAATCAGCTCAAAGCTAGTTTTGGTTTTGTAATCCTGGTAACAATCATTATCCATGTTATTACACAGATGAACGTATGGCGCATCATCGCAGTAGCGAAGAAACCCGGGCAGGATATTGCCAATGCCGTCCTTCCGGGACTGGGCTACTTCGTTTCTGCTCTTGTTGTTGCCGGCGGGCTTGCTTTTAATATCGGCAATATCGGCGGGGCCGGCCTTGGGATGAACGTTCTGTTTGGAATTTCTCCTGTTACCGGAGCCATCATCAGTACCGTTATTGCTGTCTTTATTTTCCTGAATAAGGAAGCCGGGCGTCTTATGGACCGATTTGCCCAGATTGTAGGCGGCATCATGGTCCTGCTTACTATTTATGTAGCCTTTACGAGTCATCCGCCCATCGGTCTGGCTATTTCTAAGACAATCATGCCGGATACGATTGATGTGATGAGTATCGTGACTCTCGTAGGCGGCAGTGTCGGCGGCTATATTACTTTTGCCGGAGGGCATCGTCTGCTGGATGCGGGAATCTGCGGAGAAGAAAACCTGGATCAGGTCAACCGGAGTTCCTTCATGGGTATCGGCATTACTAGTCTTATGAGAGTTCTCCTCTTTCTGGCAACGCTTGGCGTCATTGCCCAGGGCTTGACCCTGGACCCAAAGAACCCGCCGGCTTCTGTTTTCCAGCTGGCTGTCGGGGATGTTGGGTATAAGATTTTCGGAATCGTTATGTGGTCGGCAGCCATTACGTCCGTTGTAGGGTGCGCTTATACGTCCGTATCTTTTATCCGCACCTTCAGCCCCGTACTGGAAAAGTACCATCGGTATCTGATCATTGCGTTCATTATCTTTTCTTCCCTTATTTTCTCCTTCATTGGCCGTCCGGTCACCGTTCTTGTTGTCGTCGGGGCTCTTAATGGTCTGATTCTTCCGATTGTCCTTGGTGCTTTGCTCCTTGCGGCACGGAAGACTTCTATCGTAGGAAGCTATCATCATTCCACATTCCTTTACTATGCGGGATGGGGAGTCTTTCTTGTCATGCTTTGCATGGCTGGACAGACTATCGTCAAGATGCTTCCGAAACTGTTAGGATAA
- the pxpB gene encoding 5-oxoprolinase subunit PxpB has product MEYDAKAWLKNPRIQPIGEAAFMISFGDKIDPGILRCASALVAALKAHPFLGLKEVEASYTGVTVFYDPLVLSRESHLAEDARLSKGYREARARVEALLDGLDVTEESARDKVRIPVCYGGEYGPDLEYVAEYHHMTPQEVIDIHTGGDYLVYMIGFAPGFPYVGGLSPKIATPRRDTPRLAIPVGSVGIAGSQTGAYPLETPGGWQLIGRTPLDLFRPYDLSHPSMLEAGDRIEFYSITPEEYEKLKREEEGRRPK; this is encoded by the coding sequence ATGGAATATGATGCGAAGGCTTGGCTGAAAAATCCCCGCATTCAGCCGATTGGGGAAGCGGCCTTCATGATTAGTTTCGGGGATAAAATCGATCCGGGCATCCTGCGCTGTGCCAGCGCCCTTGTGGCCGCTCTCAAGGCTCATCCATTCCTGGGGCTTAAGGAAGTGGAAGCTTCTTATACGGGGGTAACCGTGTTCTATGATCCCCTTGTCTTGTCGCGCGAGAGTCATCTTGCCGAAGATGCCCGCCTGTCCAAGGGATACAGGGAAGCACGGGCACGGGTCGAAGCACTTCTCGACGGGCTTGATGTCACGGAAGAAAGTGCACGGGACAAGGTTCGGATTCCCGTCTGCTACGGCGGAGAGTATGGGCCGGATCTTGAGTACGTAGCCGAATATCACCATATGACCCCGCAAGAGGTAATCGATATCCACACCGGTGGGGATTATCTGGTATACATGATTGGATTTGCACCTGGTTTTCCTTATGTCGGCGGCCTTTCTCCCAAGATTGCAACGCCGCGCCGTGATACACCGCGCCTTGCTATCCCGGTGGGGTCGGTCGGCATTGCAGGATCACAGACAGGTGCCTATCCTCTTGAGACTCCCGGCGGCTGGCAGCTTATCGGGCGGACGCCTTTGGATCTTTTCCGTCCCTATGATCTCAGCCACCCAAGTATGCTCGAAGCGGGAGACCGTATTGAATTCTATTCCATTACACCGGAAGAGTACGAAAAGCTTAAGCGCGAGGAAGAAGGGAGGCGGCCGAAATGA
- a CDS encoding biotin-dependent carboxyltransferase family protein translates to MKILVKKGGPLTTLQDLGRYGYQKFGVLVSGAMDDVSLRLANLLVQNNPGEGALEMTMSGPLLVLPAGLTFALTGADMKATLDGKPVPTYRPVYVRRKATLAFGFAQNGCRAYMAAAGGFDVPPVMESKSTYLRAKIGGVEGRALKAGDELAIGTIDPHQAAFVGRMERSAKGDAPFVTVPWSIDGRFVFNKGPIRVTEGLQYDWFKEDSLKAFVTEPYTITTQADRMGYRLDGTKLQFKEKRDLISEPVTFGAIQVPADGKPIILMADRQTTGGYAKIGQVILVDLPRLAQLRPGDTIRFEWTTLTEAEQNYAKQEGYMGALKDSLAEALQKKI, encoded by the coding sequence ATGAAAATCCTTGTCAAGAAAGGCGGTCCCCTGACAACCCTTCAGGATCTGGGACGCTACGGCTACCAGAAATTCGGAGTGCTTGTAAGTGGTGCCATGGATGATGTGTCCCTGCGCCTCGCTAACCTTCTCGTCCAAAACAATCCTGGGGAAGGCGCACTGGAAATGACCATGAGCGGTCCTCTCCTTGTATTGCCGGCAGGCCTTACTTTTGCCCTGACCGGAGCGGATATGAAAGCTACTCTGGACGGGAAACCGGTACCAACCTATCGGCCTGTCTATGTTCGCAGAAAAGCTACACTTGCCTTTGGTTTTGCCCAGAACGGGTGCCGGGCTTATATGGCTGCTGCCGGCGGCTTTGACGTGCCGCCTGTCATGGAGAGCAAGAGCACTTACCTCAGAGCGAAAATCGGAGGCGTTGAAGGCCGTGCCCTCAAGGCAGGCGACGAACTTGCTATTGGTACTATCGATCCCCATCAGGCAGCTTTTGTGGGCCGTATGGAACGCAGCGCCAAGGGTGATGCTCCTTTCGTAACTGTTCCCTGGTCCATCGATGGACGCTTTGTATTCAATAAGGGCCCTATCCGGGTCACGGAAGGCCTTCAGTACGATTGGTTCAAGGAGGATAGTCTGAAGGCATTTGTCACTGAGCCTTATACTATCACGACGCAGGCTGACCGTATGGGGTATCGCCTGGATGGGACAAAACTGCAATTCAAGGAGAAACGGGATCTGATTTCCGAACCGGTTACTTTCGGAGCTATTCAGGTGCCGGCAGACGGAAAGCCAATCATCCTTATGGCAGACCGGCAGACTACGGGCGGTTATGCCAAAATCGGACAGGTCATTCTGGTCGATCTGCCTCGTCTGGCTCAGCTTCGCCCGGGTGACACAATTCGTTTTGAATGGACGACTCTGACCGAAGCAGAGCAAAATTATGCAAAACAAGAGGGTTACATGGGTGCTCTCAAAGACTCCCTTGCGGAAGCCCTGCAAAAGAAGATATAA
- a CDS encoding M20 family metallopeptidase, with amino-acid sequence MDEKTFLGELKELVSIESFSKDPAGTSAVAAWLQKRLDAAGWKTERIYLDDEVGPCLKAEYGTGERYDVMLLGHMDTVFPAGTVADRPFSIVGDEFRGPGAGDMKCGDLFMVHLAEEMAAEKPKGHVLLLFNPDEEISSRHSRPVIEAEARKADHVLIMESARPNGDLVNERKGICKYKLVFDGIASHAGVNPDKGASAIHECMHWGDKIIGLMDWEKGTTINIGTIKGGTAANVVAAHCECVIDIRIKDPSEGKRIDDALRAWAAAPRDSRVKVQVIGGMTRPPMVLHEGSKKLCKLAEEVAARQGLSFAWQSAGGGSDGNLTAALGVPTIDGLGPVAGNGHSVKEYGLISSIVPRFNFMKALVYRLMRA; translated from the coding sequence ATGGACGAAAAAACTTTTCTTGGGGAACTGAAAGAACTTGTCAGTATTGAATCTTTTAGTAAAGATCCGGCTGGTACCTCTGCCGTGGCGGCCTGGCTACAGAAACGTCTTGATGCGGCCGGGTGGAAAACAGAACGGATTTATCTGGATGATGAGGTAGGCCCCTGCCTTAAGGCAGAATATGGTACGGGAGAACGCTACGACGTGATGCTGCTGGGCCATATGGATACGGTATTTCCGGCAGGCACTGTGGCTGACCGGCCGTTCTCCATTGTCGGAGATGAGTTTCGGGGCCCTGGTGCCGGCGATATGAAATGCGGGGATCTTTTCATGGTTCATCTGGCGGAAGAAATGGCTGCAGAAAAACCGAAAGGTCACGTCTTGCTTCTTTTCAATCCGGATGAAGAAATCAGTTCTCGCCATTCCCGTCCGGTGATTGAAGCCGAAGCGCGCAAAGCGGATCATGTGCTGATCATGGAGTCGGCACGGCCTAATGGGGACCTGGTGAATGAACGCAAAGGAATCTGCAAATATAAATTGGTATTTGACGGGATTGCTTCCCATGCCGGTGTCAATCCCGATAAAGGGGCCAGTGCCATTCATGAATGCATGCACTGGGGGGATAAGATTATCGGCCTTATGGACTGGGAAAAAGGGACAACCATCAATATCGGAACGATCAAGGGAGGTACAGCAGCCAACGTGGTAGCAGCTCACTGCGAGTGCGTCATTGACATTCGGATCAAAGACCCGTCCGAGGGCAAACGCATTGACGACGCGCTGCGGGCCTGGGCTGCGGCTCCACGGGACAGTCGGGTGAAGGTTCAGGTTATCGGCGGTATGACCAGACCGCCGATGGTGCTTCACGAAGGTTCCAAAAAGTTATGCAAACTGGCTGAAGAAGTGGCGGCCCGGCAGGGACTTTCCTTTGCCTGGCAGTCGGCGGGCGGCGGCAGCGACGGGAATCTGACGGCTGCTCTCGGTGTACCGACCATTGATGGACTGGGACCTGTTGCCGGTAATGGGCATTCTGTCAAGGAATATGGCCTTATCTCGAGCATTGTACCGCGCTTTAACTTCATGAAAGCGTTGGTGTACAGATTAATGCGGGCATAA
- a CDS encoding IS1182 family transposase, which produces MPKNKPTQKDYTKIGSSYQLFLPLNFEVQIPNDDPVRLVRAMVEGMDVKALYDTYSHVENKLTSPIQLLEIVIYACMEGIRGSRKIEQSCKRDTHFMFLLDGKKAPDNATIARFCSLHLKPCIKELMIQMDKWLLARGFITLDSLFIDGTKIESVANKYKFVWKNRVLGSQNKLIEKLEQLVPEIEERFGIKVCYGNTFHIRHLKKLLKKLLVIKRAEGIEFVHGCGKRKTILQKYYEILANYLKRLKVYTKQLHICGERNSFAKTDPDATFMRMKEDAMLNGALKPGYNVQYANNSGFTLFADVSAHPTDMRTLIPFLEGFEAHFGQKFANIVADAGYESEENLVWLKKNQYTSYIKPNNYERSKRKKYKNDIGKAENMTYLPDQDMYICKGRRLLKVSKVTQVKNRSGYVSEKTYYECKDCSGCPYKEQCIHGNNCRTPMEKRNKKLVVSKNFAALRAESLKNITSEYGKELRMNRSIQAEGAFADLKDSLNVRRLETRGKGNALVTVGICAMARNVLKVHHKVQDGKEDLHLYPLKKEA; this is translated from the coding sequence ATGCCAAAAAACAAACCTACACAAAAGGATTATACAAAAATTGGCAGTTCTTATCAACTTTTTCTTCCTCTAAATTTTGAAGTACAAATCCCTAATGACGATCCTGTTCGCTTGGTGCGTGCCATGGTAGAAGGGATGGATGTAAAGGCATTGTATGACACGTATTCTCATGTCGAGAATAAATTAACGTCACCAATTCAGCTGCTGGAGATCGTCATTTATGCATGTATGGAAGGAATTCGTGGTTCGCGTAAGATAGAGCAATCCTGTAAAAGAGACACTCATTTCATGTTCCTCTTAGATGGGAAAAAAGCTCCGGATAATGCAACCATTGCAAGATTTTGTTCCCTCCATCTAAAACCATGTATCAAGGAGCTCATGATTCAGATGGATAAATGGCTGCTGGCTCGCGGTTTCATCACGCTGGATAGCCTGTTCATCGATGGGACAAAAATTGAATCTGTGGCAAACAAATACAAATTTGTTTGGAAAAACAGAGTCTTAGGCAGCCAGAACAAACTCATAGAGAAACTGGAGCAACTGGTTCCCGAAATCGAGGAACGTTTCGGAATCAAGGTCTGTTACGGAAACACTTTCCACATCCGTCATTTAAAGAAGCTCCTAAAAAAACTGCTTGTCATAAAGCGGGCTGAAGGGATCGAGTTTGTTCACGGATGTGGGAAAAGAAAGACCATTCTACAGAAGTACTATGAGATTTTAGCTAACTATCTCAAACGGCTTAAGGTGTATACGAAGCAGCTTCACATCTGTGGGGAACGGAACAGCTTTGCCAAAACAGACCCGGATGCTACCTTTATGAGGATGAAAGAAGACGCCATGCTTAATGGCGCCTTAAAGCCGGGATACAATGTCCAATATGCCAACAATTCCGGTTTTACCTTGTTTGCAGATGTGAGTGCACATCCAACAGATATGCGGACACTCATTCCTTTTCTTGAAGGATTTGAAGCCCACTTCGGTCAGAAATTTGCAAACATTGTAGCCGATGCAGGCTATGAAAGCGAAGAGAACTTGGTCTGGCTGAAGAAGAATCAGTATACTTCATATATCAAGCCTAACAATTATGAAAGAAGCAAGAGGAAAAAGTATAAGAACGACATCGGCAAAGCAGAAAACATGACATATTTGCCTGATCAAGACATGTATATCTGTAAAGGTAGGAGACTGCTGAAAGTCAGTAAAGTAACCCAGGTAAAGAACCGGTCAGGATATGTGTCAGAGAAAACATATTACGAATGTAAGGACTGCAGCGGTTGTCCCTACAAGGAACAGTGCATCCATGGGAACAATTGCAGGACACCCATGGAGAAAAGAAACAAGAAATTAGTGGTCTCGAAGAATTTTGCTGCATTGAGGGCAGAATCCCTGAAGAACATTACTTCCGAATATGGTAAGGAACTGAGGATGAACCGCAGTATACAGGCAGAAGGAGCCTTTGCGGATCTCAAGGATTCATTAAACGTCAGAAGACTAGAAACCCGAGGCAAAGGAAATGCCCTGGTAACAGTGGGAATATGTGCCATGGCACGGAATGTCCTGAAGGTCCATCACAAAGTTCAAGACGGCAAAGAGGATTTGCACTTATATCCGCTGAAAAAAGAGGCCTAA